From Daucus carota subsp. sativus chromosome 6, DH1 v3.0, whole genome shotgun sequence:
ATCATCTACATTCTCACTAGCAAGAATACCTTTCCACCATTTGGTCAGATCCTTAAAAGATTCCTTCAATTCTTTGCCTTTTGAATCCTTCCCAAGTTTTAGACCCTCCTTCGACACATTCTGAAACTTCTTGTCTTCATAATCCATTAGGTATTGCATGAGGTACTCATCCACGGGATCTGTGAAGAAAATAACCTGcaaataatatatgttcagAATAAAAGATACATGTATACATGCATACATGTATACAGGAACAGATAACACTGTATTCAACAATACACAAAAACAAAAGTGAATATATCTTATTAAGTTAATCTTCGGAAAAAAATAACAGATTTAAGTTCTCTAAAGTATCTGTCAGGAAGAAGTCAGAAATTCGAACTCTTTAGTTAAAAATTTAACAGGTACCTCATAGTTTTTCTTAATAAGTCTCTCTAGGAATGGAGACTTTTCCAACTGTTCCTTGCTCGTTCCTGTAATGTAAAATATATCCTTCTGCCCAGGTTTCATTCTTTTTATGTACTGATCAAGTGAAGTCAATTTTCCTTCTGACTTTGTGCTGTTAAGTGGCAAAAAAATAACTCGTATGACAAAATAAGCAAAACAGCAAAGTAGGACTTGAAGCGACATATATActaataaacaaacaaaacaaatataccTTTCAAATCTTAGAAGTTTGGCCAAGCGGTTTCTGTTGGCTGCATCCTCAATAATACCAAGTTTTATCGATTTGCCAAACTCATTCCAAAACTTTGTGTACTGACCTTTCTTCTCATTATTGTCATCAGATTCTTCAATATCTGGAGTGTAATTGCGtcacaaattaaataaattgggATGCAAAAAACCGACATATAGCCACAATCAAAAGAACAATGCAGCACAAAACCGATATATAGCCACAATCAAAAGAACAATGCAGCAGAACATACTTTTTTGTACATGTTAGTATGTTACTATGTGTAAACAAGTAACTAATATTTGCAGTTTATGGTCAGCTTGTGCACATCATTTACATACCTTTCTTCTCTGTGTCATTTGATTCATCAGGATCCTCATCAGCAATCTTCCGAATCATATCAAGGGCTTTTCTGATCAACTTTTTCTTGATTGTTTTCAAACTGCTGTGTTGCTGAAGCATTTCTCGTGATACGTTAAGTGGCAAGGTATCTGAATCAACAAGTCCCTATTGAAAGAAACAAATagtaagtataatttaaaaaggtCAACTATGAAATGTTATTGAGGCAATTATTACCATCAGGAAACTAAGATACTTTGGCAGGAGTTCGTCAAATTCATCTGATATGAATACCCGTCGAACATATAACTTCAAGTTAGATTTGTTTGCATTATAGTAACTTTCATACAAATCCTGAGGAGCCTTTGGAGGTACAAAGAGGACGGACTTGAACTCAACATCTCCTTCAGCATTAAAGTGACTCCATGCTAGAGGCTTCTCATCACTAAAGTCCtgctaaaaaaaaattatatttcattagATGAAACCAGTTACATATAagtctttaaaaaaataataaatcatatataatttaccTTTGCGAGAGACTTATAAAATTTCGCATACTCTTCATCTGTCACCTCCTTTGGACTTCGTAGCCATATAGCTTTAACATCATTCAGAAGTTCCCACTCATAAGTAGTTTCTTTAACTGTcttggtttttgattttttttcatcttCGTCTTCTCCTTTCTCAGAATCATCATCGTCCCCTTCCTCCTCGGTGGAGGTTTCTTCGGCTGTTTCAGATTAAAGACAAAACGGCAAATTTTAATGGGACCAATTAATATAAATGACTGATaacaattgaaaaataatacagatGCTTTTCTGGTAGTTGTGCTAGAAGCTATGCCTTTAAATTGAAAGTTATGCAAGCTATTACTTAAGGAAATTTTATTATTGCTACAAGTGGTTTTTTCTGTTCTTATGCCTactttaataacaaaaaaaatcactttGGATGCACTCTAATGTAGATTACAAACTCCAATAGTCCTAAACATTTCAAAGAAGGTAATATTTGACCAAATACAAAGTACAAACATGACAACTGATACGATGCAATTTGTGGGTCGTGATGTAACTATAATGATGTGATTCCAAATCAAAAAAAAGGGGATAAAATTCATTGCAAAGATATTGGAGGGACGCTTTCTTGAGGTAGGTCATTGAGGACTAAcaattattattgttaaaacTTGGTTTGCTAATTGACTCTTCCAATTATTTTCCGAACAGAACAATAGTCTAGAAAACATTCTTACGtttctcctcttcatcactagaatcatcttcatcagcagGAACTTCTACATCAACCTCTTTGCTTGCCCAAAGGCGTATAGGGAAATTGATAAACTCAGAGTACTTCTTCACCAATTCCTGCAGTCAAAAATTTCCTTAATAGCCATAACTTGTGATGTTGAAAAGAAATTTTAAGGTTGAAGATATAAAATAAGTTGGTACTTGGTGATAATTCTTATTCAGTTCAATTATTACCATAGACAGCAAAAGACATTGATTGACCAAGGAACTACTCCAAGGTTGTGCAGATTAACATATCATATAGACTGACCACAGACAGCAACATATAAAGTAATGTCTCCCAAAGGACTCAAAAACTAAAGAAAGATTAGCAAGTGCAACAAAAAACACTCAATACAAGTAATCACGAGATCTaagatataaaaaaacataacaatgattaaattataaagTCACGAGAATAAAATTAGAATTTGCATGCATTACTAAACGTGGAGAAAATGATAGGAAAGAATAGGTAATCGTAAGGAAGTAGAGTTACTTCTTATACATATATCAACATTGAAAGAATTGCCAACACTTGGGTATGCTACATTGTATATCTGGCTCTATCCCTTCAGTGGGCGTAAGAACATGTAAAAGTTAATGATGTAGAAACAGTGTCATAGTtgccaattttttaaaaatttatcagtATAACTGTTAAGTTACGCACCTTTAACTTAGACTCTTCTGCATATTCCCCAGCTTCATCTCTTAAGTGCAATCTGATTTCAGTTCCACGTCCAAGTGGTTCATTCCATGTGTCCTCTGAAATTGCAAAAGCCCCATCAGCCTTTGACTCCCACACATGCCTGAAAAGGGAAGGAAACAATTGAGCAAGTGTCAATGCTTTACTAAGTTGCCCGTGATGAGATTGTCTATTGATATTTGAAAATAGAATAAGTTCTAAAGTCGTACTGCTTGTCATCATTATGCTTGCTTATGACTTCTACATAGTCCGCAACAAGATATACTGAGTAAAACCCAACACCGAACTGGCCAATTAAATTAAGGTCTCCGCTTGTCTGCATTTTCTCCACAAAAGCTAGATAGAAATGAAATATTTGATTAGATCATCAGTAGTTGACACTAATACTAATAGTGTGTTGTACTAAATCAAAAGAAGAAAAGTAATATACCAGAAGTCCCGGATTTGGCTATAGTTCCCAAATTCTTGATCAAATCCTCCTTGGTCATGCCTATACCTCGGTCACGAATTGAAAGTATTTTCTTCTCTTTGTCCAATTTGATCTACACATTATACGAATCAAATAATAAGTTGTGAGTCCTTGTCACTGAATATTGCAGATTATAAGTTGAAAATATACCTGAATCTCAAGCGTAGCATCATCACCTTCACCAAGTATCTCTTTATCAGTGAGCGATAGGAACCTAATCTTGTCCAAAGCCTGGAAATACAATAAACGCATATTAGGAGCCGAATAAACGTGTAGAGTGAGTCTAAACTCTAAAGCagcaaaatgaaaataattaacaattacATCAGAAGCATTCGAGATCAGCTCCCTCAAGAAGATATCCTTGTTACTGTAAAGCGAATTGATAAGGATGTCCATAAGGCGAGACACCTCGGCCTGAAACTCAAACTTCTGCGCATTACTGCGCAGATTTTTCCTCGACATGGACTCAGATTCTCTACAAATCATCAACTCAACAAGTCAAAACACGAAGAAATAAGTCAAAACTCTAAAAACTAAGCATCGACTCAAAAGTCATTCTCCACCTCTTGGCAACATCGGAATCGGTAGATAAACCATGAGGAACAGCACCGAGCTTATCTTCAATCTTAGGAGGATCCACTAACTCTTCTGATTCAGCTTCAGCATTTACATTAAGCTTCCGTGCTGTAGAATCACATCATTTATAAACATTTTGCGAAGAAATTCACGATCTAAAACAAAAGAATTGATTCTAGTGTACCTTGATCTTGCAGGAGAAAAATGAAGCAGAGGAAAAACAGTAGCGTCCACTTGTTCATAGCTGCAGCTCTCGTCGATCTCGTGTAGATCTTAGGGTTTAGCTGCTTTAATTCAGATTTGTTTAGTGTTATTTATATGTGCTCACACTCGAGGATACACTCGATATGCGCCTTGCTATCCTATTGGGTAACTAATGCCACGCTGGACAATCTGACGGGCTCTTCGATACGTGGCGGTGTGTTATTGGTTCGACTCGCCTCACGCGACGTGGTGCTACTTGAATTTTCTCGATCAGAAATGTAACTTGGGCCAACACAACATTTGTAAGAAATTAAGGGGCTCTTTCGCTTGACTTGAACGTGTTTGACAGGGATGGCAAAATTTTTAGAACCGACGGATATCCGATCGAACCGACTCGAATGGTttttaccgaacccgatttttatGGTTTGGTTTTGagtttggtttttatttttaaaaaccgatTGAATTTGGTACGGGTTTGGTTTTTAGGCCAACCGAACCGGTACCGACCCGAATAGCCGAAACCCGATTCgaatccgaaccaaaccgaaaccCGACCGAACccgatatacaatatatatatatataggggagggttctggtacaaacttataaacttacaaactttttttgttcaacgcacatataacttgagttcaacattttttcaacattttttgtTGAACATTGACTAAAATAGTGATGGAGAAgcacataaaccaatttttaaatgtaagaactaaggtaaacatgttatataactaatatttatgtttctagaccctacccaaaccctagaggtatagtttaaacatatttttagatatattcaacacaatgataattagtgttcaacacccgatgttgaaccccagttataaatgtgttgaaaacgcgatttatttatgcgttatttttaaaaattgtgatgttttttgaaaaaatttcaacatggatactttatataactaaggattaacacgatgggagaataaaaaaaagtttgtaagtttgtaacttaaaaaagtttttatttgatcctatccctatatatatatatgtttgtatatatgtatgtatatatgtgtgtgtatatatatcatatttatataaaaatagtcattatcaaaagatgaaaagatatgtgtaaaaaagaataattatattgttatcttttttttaataatatttcatcacttattcaaatattgaatatgatacaaagttatttataaatactaaatacatattcttataattaaataaacataatctagtattgaataatatttgaacaaaagaaaagtatcatcaaaaattttgttcaactaaataaataaaaaaaaaatccatacaatcttatattagaatataatgttttattttcttgtgtATAGCAATTAacttacatttatttttaataagctGAATTAATAAAAGGATTTTAAAAAGttgaattaataatactttactaatacttaaaaaaaaatgaagcttctctttaattatgaattattgtaattgttaatttaatcataaatgTTTTGTAACAAATTGAGgatatgttaatttttgaataaaagactTTTTTATGaacctatattttaaatatatttttttagaatttttttatatagttttcGGTTTTGGTTTAAActgaaccgaaaccgaaaaccggtggttcgggtttggtttttgaACTTCGGGTTtcgattcggttcggttcgggttcggttcTGAAAAACaatattcggttcggtttcggttttctcTAAAACCAAACCATACCGACCGATTGTCATCCCTAGTGTTTGACCAACAACTTATCATAAAtataagtttatatttttaaagaatatattttttataattgtttttgaatataaatattaaaaatgtgctccttaatttgataaattattaagaGTTTATTTTAGGAAAAGtgaaatttcataatttttttcttcaaaaaagaaGCCCTTATTTCAGTAAAATATGATTAGCTAAACGCCCTGCTCACTTGCTCTCCTTCTAAGTTTATAATGAATATACtgcaacaaaaatatataaaatagtgaaaaacaaacTCAAATTACATAAACCAAGTAAAttgattgatatttaaataACAGATTCAATTaatctttatattataaatttttatcatttatataaatattaaaatataaaactttggACGGATCCaaatgtaaaaatattgtaaagatggaaaatatattatatcttcctttattgatttattttagctataatttatcattaaatttgacaaataaaaatttattttatccttaaaatattatataacttcCTTGACAATTTGCCACTCCAAGTCCACGAGACGACCAAGAAGACTCTGGGCTTTGGGTCACGGCTCCCTCCATGATTGGATTAGAAAGGGACATCAGAGTATGCAGGGTGAGAAAAAAACCGAAttcaaaccgaaaccgaacccaAAATCGGTAAAAACCGATAAAATCCGAACCGCATAAAATTGATCCGAACCaaaactgaaaattttaaaaccgaaccgattctaATGgatgcggtttcggttttaagtgaaaaccgaaccgcaaaaaatcgaaccgaatcaattattaaaaaaataataaatattatttatttatataattttataagttaaatGTATAGATTAAATTAATATCTCCAAGTGTACAATGGATTATCAAACGATATGTTAATCATATGCAGTAGAATAATATAGTGAGATATAAGTATGATTGATATATTTTCAGTGAATTAGCACAAAcaaagattttaattattataagcaTGATATCATTAAGTTCATTTATATGATTaggtttttgtttatatttttgtttcattGGATACGATTAAACATATCATAAACAGTTCCTTGTTCGAGTGATCgtctaaatttcaaaatttctccTTAACCATTAAACTAGTTAaccaatttatttattaaattggaaGTATGTtccttgattttattttttgcggttttaaaaccgaaaccgaatcgcTTGAAACCGAACCGGgtgttttaaaaccgaaaccgacggTTCGGTTGTGGTTgcggttttcaatttttaaaaccgagcacttgcggtttcggtttctgTTTCACTCAAAAACGGAACCGATCCGAAGTTTGCTCTTCCCTAAGAGTATGTAAGGGACGAGGGCGAcatccaaatacaaaaattcaaatttgtatCACCGCCGGTTAAGGTTTGGGTGAGTATATATTGGGAATAAAGTGTAGGAAAATGATGGatccattaatttttaaaattggaaAGGAAATTACTCTAAAAAAAGGATGGGAAAGAATATCACAAGCAATGTTGAAATACTGTTGTAGATGGTTTAGACATAGGGATTATATCGTTCTTCTATTGATTTATTCTAATTATTGTTTGCTAATAAAGTTATTTTCAttaatggaaaaaaaaacatttatcttTTGTCCATATACACTTTCttacttaaaaataatactctCAAATTACTTTTCCCTGCACTTTGCTCAAACTCCCCGAGACGACCAAGAAGACTCCGACTTTTGGGCCAGCCTCCATATTTGATACTTCAACTGCCGTGGAATTAACGTCCGTTCGGGGATGACTAGGAATTTGGTTGGTTAGCATTTAAACcggttcaaaaatatttttagttttatattactccctccgtctctgtAGGTtgttacgttcactgtttgcacgcattttgagactcttataaagtatagttctgtaattttttatcataatttttttttgaataaaaatttaaatatcaaatttttattcggagcaaataaatttaaaaaacatattatggaactatattttaaatgagggttgaaaaacgtgccaaaaaataacgtaaagaaatgagggggacagaaggagtatatTTTAGTAAAAGAGTTTATTGTAGTAAAAATGTATTTGAATACCTGCATTAAAACacatttaaataaaaactgagtttgattttatatattatgttctTATTTTGTATTTGATTGTATCTACTGTATTCAACCCCTTCTAAAGTGGTTTAAGGTCTAACACATCATTCACGAGACGGACAAACATAAGTTTTAGATGTCTTGAAAATATATTGAGAAGCTTAGTTGGTCACAACCAACGCCAATGGGATCAGGCCTCAGCTCAAGCTGGGTttgtatatgtaaatatattgagAAGCTTAGTTGGTCACAACCAATGCCAATGAGATCAGGTCTTAGCTCAAGCTGGGTTTGCATATGATCGATCAACAAGTAGACAacatgaaaaatatgaaaaagtcTTTTGAGATTGTATATGATTAGAATACTTCTAGTTCATCAGACTTAGCTCCCCTACCAGCTATTAATAATTTCAATGGAGATGCATGCAGTTGATGGAGCTGATCATCTCAAGAAACTACATAAGCAtgtcaaattaaaattagtaaaataaaaTGAGAAATGCAAGAAACAAGTGAACAAGTTCAGAAAGTCAGTTGTTTCAATGAGGGTGATCTGGTATGGATTCATCTTCATAAAGAACGCTCCCTAGAGGAAGGTGCGGAAAGTTAAGTTCAAGAGCTGATGTACCattcaaagtatttcaaagGATTGGTGAAATGCCTACAAGATTGAACTACCTGATAATTATGATGTGTCTGCAACATTGAGTGTTTGATCTCATACATTTCTTAGATAATAACAGCAATAAAGACTCGAGAACGAGTCCTTTTCAATCCGAGGAGAATATTAtagaaaaattagaatttttggtgtgttttggtgTGATTCAATGTCCAGGACGTTAGATCTGCCATATTTTTGAGGGATTGATTCAGTGGTAAAGATTTATATGGGATTACAGTTAcgatcgatagctcaaacgagttttgatgaaattttgatGAAggctatatgtgtatatatcaatttcaacaaatcgTTTGATTGTGTCTTTATAAAGACTAGATTAATCAGCGATATGATCtattttatgtttgttcgactcgattgttcttgtagatgccgtatggctttccattattgaattaatttccttttttcaaaaaaaaaaacagaattaATGAAAGACTAGTACTTCTATATAGAGCACATAGCATCAATACCACAATTAAGGTTGTGGACTTGTAGCAACACATACACGTACAGGCTAGCTAGGGTACTTGTGGAAACCCTGGTGACATACTAACATCTCAAAACTTAGCACAAACtattatttgtgtatatataatatatattgccAATATACATAAACAACTACATGCTAAAACATCATTTTATTTAGATATATGGATACTGCATATATTGTTGATCAGTAGTGATGGCAGAAGCACATAGCCCTGATCAGTTGGGGATGAGCTTGAAAGGAGGCTTCACAAAAGTTGGTGCTGGATCATAGTTTCCGTAGTCCTTGGTGTTAACCCTAAGAAGCCTTCCATGGACAAAACTTATCTCTTCGCCTTGCTGCATATGCTGgtgcccctatatatatatattcaacgaAGAAAAGACATGATTTATTGATTGATTAAATCTGGTTATGAAACCTAAGTAAAAAATATGTGCACAATGATACTAAAAGACCTTATATGTTGAAGTCATGGCCTCCTTCTCCAGCTTGTTTACAGATCTCAATTGTCTGCCTGtaattagaaatttattatataatcagatatttaaattttttgaggaAACATGCAGACATGAGACATGTCTGTGTAAAGCTCATGTATCTGGACTGCATCAAAATCACTGTGACAAGAAGAATAATCAATGTAATCCTGATAAGAGGAACACAACACATAGATATATATACTTTGAAATGAAGATTTTAAAAAAGAGGAAACCAAATAGTTGAAAATAACATCATGTCAACTTTGCTTAGCAAACTTTCAAGTATCTTAGTATTGCTATTTCATGCAAGTCAATCAACTACATTATATACagacagagagagggagagagaggtagaggtagagagagggagagagagagagagagagagagagagagagagagagagagggagagagagggagagggagagggagagggagagggagagggagagagagagagagagaaatctGGAAgctgcgagagagagagagagagagagagagaaatctGGAAGCTGCAAGGAGATTTAATTTGATGTTCTAGACACAAAACCTGCAGAACAAGTTGATGAGAGTGAAGCTGCTGATATGATGAGGAAAAGAATCCAACACTTTTTGAGAAACATGAAAGAACTGCCCATGTTCAGAAACTTTGATTGGCTGATCTGTATCTACTTAATCTTTTCTGCTATCTCGCTGCTGCAGCAAATTTCACATTAAGTTATGACTCCTGTCAGAGACTCAGATACTAGTAATGTTGGTACAAGTGATGAAAATAAGGATTGTTTAATATAAAGAATGAAATCCCTGTACATTCTTTTaggtatttaaatattttcaagttgGGTGGAAAGTTGAGAAAAAGCACTTTAGCTGTTGTTGGGGCTCTAAGTCTAAAGAGTTAGTGGAATGACTAATGAACTTAAACAGTTAAACTAACCTAACACCTATTTGGACTCTCTGCTTACTCAGAGGTGGCATCAATTATATCTCTTCATCACAACACCTTTTTTGCTGTTACTACATATTTCATAAGATGCTTAGTGCAAAGCAAGACATGGTGATAAGAACAATCTTTTCTCAATTCATGTGTACTTTAACCTATATTTATACTTCTGTTCCAGCAaattctttacgttattttttgataCGAATTTTAAGCCTCCTATAcattatagttttataatttttttttgaaattatctttacctgaataaaagtttgacgttaaattaatttttataaaaaataataattagggTTATGTTAGAAATTAAGAGTAGAAGGGGAGGTGGTAAGTAAGTAGGGTCATGTTTGTGTTTGATTTCATTAGAAGaagataaattattatatttggaGGAGCAGTGGGTTCAAATTGAAGGATAATGACAAAGATAATGGAGCAAATAATAGCATTTGAGAGGACATTGGTGGAAAATAAAAGAGAAGCACTATTGCACATAAAATATCAAACTTGACCTCTTTTCTAATAAAAGAGTGCAGCTTCCCTAATtcaagtaaattgtgttttccaTGCTAAATGCAGATTAGGCAATCATACTTCCATCAGATACATATATTAATGTATAAGCTATAACATTTCCTCGCCCTCTTTTCTCCATTGTCTGCTGAGAATTTATCATCATCAGgatatttatcaaacaaaattagaattagaagaataagcacaaaaaTGAGCAAAGACTGCTCTCTTTGCTGTAAACTGTCTTGGCACTGAACTGTTCATGGCATCAAAACAGATAAAAGGAAATGGAAATTTTCATCCAGTTTGCGCAACTTCCATCAGGAACTAACAGTCAATGTTATTAGTTCAAAAATAAGTGTTTAGACGACTACATTTATAAAAATGTGTGGATAAACACACGTGTGTGAATCTCACTAACTTCATGTTCTTCGTTTGTGCCCAAGTTTCATCTTGCAGATTCGGGGTCTAGATCCGATGTTACTAAAACAAAGTGGGGGATCAAAATAATGCAGCTAAAGCGACAAAGACATCAAAGGACCTAGCAACTCAGACATGGCAGGACAAGAGTTCTGGTTTCAGTCACATATTTAGTCTTCTTGGATTGGTTATGTTGTTTTTGTACATGTTTTTGAACAATGtgtgaatataatttttgttcatATTAACTGTTGCAGAGGTTAACATCCTGTATTTTACATGTCAAAGtcaaaaaacacaaaaacacgAAATGGTACTATTCATAAAAGCCAATAACACAATGATACCATTGATAATTTCCCATTATTTAGAATGCCGCCTTCATCAAGATTCAAACACTGTCCGACTCATGGGAAAGTCGATACTGCCAAAACTCGGAAGTGGCAAATGAGGTAACAAGACTCTGTTACTACCACTTTGCAAGAATAATCATCTAAAACTGAGATCTGAATAGCTAATTTGCAGGTTTTGCCAATGATaaggaatataatatatatataacaaaataaaaaaaaaatctattactGTTTTCATTAGCTAAAGAACAGGTCGAATAAGTGACACGCTAAGGTGCGTGCTTCTCTGCACACCTACAGTGTAGCTCGTTGCTTGAATGATTTTGACCAGAACCCCATCTTTCGAGAAGAATGGCCCTCAGATAAGCTTTTGGTCCCCTTCAATCCAAATGAAAAGTGTCTCTTTAAGAAATGTGTCGCAGAGTTACTCTTCATGCTGGACTGTGAGCCTGTCTTAGAACTGCTCAGCCCACAACTTTTCTGACGATTAAATGTAGTATCACCGCTATGATCACTATCCACAAccttcttttttattattttactaatcTTATTCTTCAGATGAACAAGAGAGATTTCAGATCGCAATGCTTTTTCAGATAATTTTAGGGTCTGCTTCTCTCCTAGTGTACAAACTGGGCAGGGAGGGTCATACTTGCTAATTTCTGGTGGTGTCATATTCTCCAAACACTCGACATGATAAGCATGCCCGCAAACTAGAACAGCAACCACAGCAACTTCATTTATGCCAATAATGCTGTGTCTCGCCCATGAAGATTTTTCAGTTATTGGCCTTAAGCAAACTCCACAAGTTGTAAGATCAGCAGATGAAGAAAAACTTCGACCACTGGACCGAGTCAGCTTGCTTCGAGTGATGCCCAATGACTCACTATTGAAAGACCACCTATCACTACGAGAAGCTGCCATAAGCTCAGGAAAACCCGGAATAAACCAGTTATCCGAAGATCCTCCGTTGGACCCCCCAATTGTTTCATTGCTCCATGCAGGACGCCCAAAAGTAGAACCGTCTTCAGAAATTGAAAAACTTGGTGACCTGTGTCCTGCAATTCGGTTATCTGATACTTGACATAATAACTGGTGTCCTGGAGAACGGCGAGG
This genomic window contains:
- the LOC108227534 gene encoding endoplasmin homolog isoform X2, whose translation is MNKWTLLFFLCFIFLLQDQARKLNVNAEAESEELVDPPKIEDKLGAVPHGLSTDSDVAKRESESMSRKNLRSNAQKFEFQAEVSRLMDILINSLYSNKDIFLRELISNASDALDKIRFLSLTDKEILGEGDDATLEIQIKLDKEKKILSIRDRGIGMTKEDLIKNLGTIAKSGTSAFVEKMQTSGDLNLIGQFGVGFYSVYLVADYVEVISKHNDDKQHVWESKADGAFAISEDTWNEPLGRGTEIRLHLRDEAGEYAEESKLKELVKKYSEFINFPIRLWASKEVDVEVPADEDDSSDEEEKPEETSTEEEGDDDDSEKGEDEDEKKSKTKTVKETTYEWELLNDVKAIWLRSPKEVTDEEYAKFYKSLAKDFSDEKPLAWSHFNAEGDVEFKSVLFVPPKAPQDLYESYYNANKSNLKLYVRRVFISDEFDELLPKYLSFLMGLVDSDTLPLNVSREMLQQHSSLKTIKKKLIRKALDMIRKIADEDPDESNDTEKKDIEESDDNNEKKGQYTKFWNEFGKSIKLGIIEDAANRNRLAKLLRFESTKSEGKLTSLDQYIKRMKPGQKDIFYITGTSKEQLEKSPFLERLIKKNYEVIFFTDPVDEYLMQYLMDYEDKKFQNVSKEGLKLGKDSKGKELKESFKDLTKWWKGILASENVDDVKISNRLSDSPCVVVTSKYGWSSNMERIMQSQTLSDASKQAYMRGKRVLEINPRHPIIKELQERVVKDPEDANVKQTAELMYQTALMESGFVLSDPKDFASRIYGQVKNSLNISPDAATEEEEDVEVEAEAEAESKTSEADSSKEEDLDVKDEL
- the LOC108227534 gene encoding endoplasmin homolog isoform X1; the encoded protein is MNKWTLLFFLCFIFLLQDQARKLNVNAEAESEELVDPPKIEDKLGAVPHGLSTDSDVAKRESESMSRKNLRSNAQKFEFQAEVSRLMDILINSLYSNKDIFLRELISNASDALDKIRFLSLTDKEILGEGDDATLEIQIKLDKEKKILSIRDRGIGMTKEDLIKNLGTIAKSGTSAFVEKMQTSGDLNLIGQFGVGFYSVYLVADYVEVISKHNDDKQHVWESKADGAFAISEDTWNEPLGRGTEIRLHLRDEAGEYAEESKLKELVKKYSEFINFPIRLWASKEVDVEVPADEDDSSDEEEKPEETSTEEEGDDDDSEKGEDEDEKKSKTKTVKETTYEWELLNDVKAIWLRSPKEVTDEEYAKFYKSLAKQDFSDEKPLAWSHFNAEGDVEFKSVLFVPPKAPQDLYESYYNANKSNLKLYVRRVFISDEFDELLPKYLSFLMGLVDSDTLPLNVSREMLQQHSSLKTIKKKLIRKALDMIRKIADEDPDESNDTEKKDIEESDDNNEKKGQYTKFWNEFGKSIKLGIIEDAANRNRLAKLLRFESTKSEGKLTSLDQYIKRMKPGQKDIFYITGTSKEQLEKSPFLERLIKKNYEVIFFTDPVDEYLMQYLMDYEDKKFQNVSKEGLKLGKDSKGKELKESFKDLTKWWKGILASENVDDVKISNRLSDSPCVVVTSKYGWSSNMERIMQSQTLSDASKQAYMRGKRVLEINPRHPIIKELQERVVKDPEDANVKQTAELMYQTALMESGFVLSDPKDFASRIYGQVKNSLNISPDAATEEEEDVEVEAEAEAESKTSEADSSKEEDLDVKDEL
- the LOC108225585 gene encoding protein CASPARIAN STRIP INTEGRITY FACTOR 1-like; this translates as MGSSFMFLKKCWILFLIISAASLSSTCSAGRQLRSVNKLEKEAMTSTYKGHQHMQQGEEISFVHGRLLRVNTKDYGNYDPAPTFVKPPFKLIPN
- the LOC108227606 gene encoding uncharacterized protein LOC108227606, encoding MGAACCVAAKDRTITSRSGSEVLQRNVRYSPSWSFRWDNRRRVAGEEMSVNSLSDGVNRNDGFDIKYRTTVGSAFVSEEGSPLDSFRSYTWQKSPILERDTGLLCVPPSDQPNFKDSTEVKESTAISDPSPTKMSPSTRSVSPLQTSPLSYQHHFLPASSTPSRCPRRSPGHQLLCQVSDNRIAGHRSPSFSISEDGSTFGRPAWSNETIGGSNGGSSDNWFIPGFPELMAASRSDRWSFNSESLGITRSKLTRSSGRSFSSSADLTTCGVCLRPITEKSSWARHSIIGINEVAVVAVLVCGHAYHVECLENMTPPEISKYDPPCPVCTLGEKQTLKLSEKALRSEISLVHLKNKISKIIKKKVVDSDHSGDTTFNRQKSCGLSSSKTGSQSSMKSNSATHFLKRHFSFGLKGTKSLSEGHSSRKMGFWSKSFKQRATL